DNA sequence from the Alkaliphilus metalliredigens QYMF genome:
AATCATTCCCCTATACAATTTGAGAAAACGTTTTCAATTTCAAAATAATACGATTCGAAAAAATGATGAAATACTTATTGCTATTGTAAATGATATTATGATCGGGCTCATCGTAGATGAAGTCGTCGACATTGTTAGAATTGAGGATACCGATATTGAGTCTACAGTTACACTATTTTCTTCTAATATTACCAACGAGTTTATCTCAAGTATCGCTAAAAAAGATGATCAAATGATTATTATTTTAAACGCAGAAAAAATCTTAACTGTAAAAGAACGAGATATCATTACTCCATTGATTGAAAAGTAAGAAACTAAAATAAACAATAGTTAAGCTCAACATATGTTTCCATCATTAGAAATTATGGTAAATTGGCCACACGAGTATACCATTTGAAATACATCCGCACTTCGTGAGGATGTATCTTTTTTGTCATCTATGTCATTCTCGTATAGAGACCTGCCACAATAAGGATAATCTATAGCTCACGGCCTCTCCTATCAAAAATGAATGGCACGTTTTGTTTAGTAAAAAAACAACATTTGAATCTGAGTAATACATATGGCCAATAGTACTGCCCCAATCAAGTCTACAGTAGGATGTATTAAAGGAGTTGTCAATATCATCATACCGACACTTATGATTAGTAAGCAAATACTTAATCCTATCATTACTCCTAGTTTCATAGAAAAAATCTTATCCTTATGGCTATAGGGATATATTATAAACCAAGTATCTTCTTTTAAACTTTTCCAGATTGATAATAAAAGATCTCCAATAAGATAGGCCATAAACACAATACCAATAGCATTCATGCTCCTTATGTCAGAAGGATCTCCTCCTCCAAAACCTCTATTAAACAAATAAATACTCGCAAAAGTACCTCCTATTATCTGAAGGAGAAACAATAGATTTCCCTTTCCCCTTAGAATGATCTTAAAATATAAAAGCAGTAATGCGCCTTTAGGAGTAAAGGGAATAAATTTCCTGCCACTAAAAATCCTGGTGGTTCTTTTCCTAAAAACTTTTTTGTTCTTGGATCCTTCTCCTAACAGAACAGTTAGACCCTTTACTCGTTTATTTACTTCTTCTTCTATGATCCTCTCCCAATCAATATATACTTTGTTTTTTATTAGAAAAGAAAGACTCGTCATAACTCCTAAAATGATAAGTCCAATACTTATTTGCATCGAACTTAGGGTTTTTAGATTATAGTAAAAAACAATGTAGCCTATGGCAAGACTACAAAAACCATAAAAAAGGTTTCTTATTATTCTTCTTTTCCATCTACCCCTTTGATTTTCTATAATAAACTTAGAATTTATTATAATTAGCTTAATAAAAATACCACCGAGCCATAGGGCAAGATACTTCATTATCTCTACTTGATAGTGAAGTCTATAGTAGAAATATAAAATGATCCAAAAAACACTCCACGTCCCAATATGAATAACCGCACTTAGTCTATGGGAATAACTAATGAACTGTCTTCCATTGATGCTCAAAGGTATTAAAAATACCTGATCTGCTGTTTTTAAGTATCCCTTAAGCTCTCCTCCCAATAACATCATCAGGACAAATGAATTTACAACCATTTTTCCTAAGGGATTTATTTCTCGAACAATGACTTCGTGAAATATTGGGTAAAATCCGTATCCAATGAATCCAAATATAAGCACAGCGTAAATAGCAATAACCCAGTCAATCTGAAAACTAATAAAACGAAAATGTAACTTATGCAAATACCCTATTCTTTTTTTCCAAATGGTAAATATAGGATTCATTCTTCCTCCACCAGCTTATCATAGATATCATTTAAACTACCATCCTCTAGATTTGATTCTTTCCTCAAATCCCTTAATGTTCCAGTAGTCACCACTTTTCCTTGATTGAAAAATATAAATCGATCACATATTTTTTCTGCCGCATCCAATACATGGGTACACATTAAAATTCCTGCCCCTGCTTCTTTTTTCTGTAACAGAAATGTTGTGAAGGAGCGAGTCGCCTTGGGATCCAGTCCCACAAAAGGCTCATCTACAATATAAA
Encoded proteins:
- a CDS encoding chemotaxis protein CheW, with product MSSVQFIIFELEQQQYGIEIDFVNGINKLNDLKISHIPNSPTFIEGIINLRGKIIPLYNLRKRFQFQNNTIRKNDEILIAIVNDIMIGLIVDEVVDIVRIEDTDIESTVTLFSSNITNEFISSIAKKDDQMIIILNAEKILTVKERDIITPLIEK
- a CDS encoding ABC transporter permease, producing the protein MNPIFTIWKKRIGYLHKLHFRFISFQIDWVIAIYAVLIFGFIGYGFYPIFHEVIVREINPLGKMVVNSFVLMMLLGGELKGYLKTADQVFLIPLSINGRQFISYSHRLSAVIHIGTWSVFWIILYFYYRLHYQVEIMKYLALWLGGIFIKLIIINSKFIIENQRGRWKRRIIRNLFYGFCSLAIGYIVFYYNLKTLSSMQISIGLIILGVMTSLSFLIKNKVYIDWERIIEEEVNKRVKGLTVLLGEGSKNKKVFRKRTTRIFSGRKFIPFTPKGALLLLYFKIILRGKGNLLFLLQIIGGTFASIYLFNRGFGGGDPSDIRSMNAIGIVFMAYLIGDLLLSIWKSLKEDTWFIIYPYSHKDKIFSMKLGVMIGLSICLLIISVGMMILTTPLIHPTVDLIGAVLLAICITQIQMLFFY